The DNA segment TATGGTTTACATGTACGAAATTTGCCGTCTCCCCTTGGGAAATATTGATATGTTTATGACCGAATATTTTGTCCCACAGTCTCAACTGCGATATAATATTAACTAAAAATATTATTATATGGTAGAGGTGTAATGATTTTTAGTGGATGTATTATGGCTTCTCATAGAATGCAGTAAGGATGGGTGGCATGCATATCGTTTTGATTATAGGATCTCTTCAAGGTGGTGGGGCAGAACGAGTGGCGTGTACGTTAGCTAATGCTTGGTCAGCCGAAGGGAATAAAGTTACTATTTTGACGTTTGAGGCTTATGGTGCCTTGTCTGCATATCCCCTTTCTCATTTAATTGAAGTTAAACGTCTTAATTTACTCAATCCTGTTAAGAATAAAATAGGTGCTTTTAAGCGATTTTTAGACAGTGTTCTGATTATTCGAGCTAATATACGTGACCTACAACCGACTGTCGTTGTGTCTTTTATTGATGAGGTTAACGTCCGAACTATCATTGCCTGCAAAGGGCTAAATGTGCCTGTTTTTATTTCGGAACGAGTTCACCCTGGGTATTTTCGGATTAGTTGGTTTTGGAATTTGCTAAGGCGGTTGGTCTATCGTTATGCTGACGCCCTTATTGTGCAGACAAAGTCTATAGAGCTTTGGTGCAAAGAGCGATTTAGCACAACCACATATATAATTCCTAATCCTATTACCCCCACGAAGCAAAGGTTGTCGTGCGATTCGCGCGAGAGACGAACAATAGCTGCAGCCGGAAGACTTATGCATCAAAAGGGGTTTGATCTTCTTATTGACGCATTCGCTCAGTTGGCTTCTTCATTCCTTCTGTGGGATTTGGTTATATATGGCGAAGGAGAAGAACTCCATACTCTAGAGACTTTAATAAGAGTCAGAGGGTTGGAAGGACGTGTGAGGCTTCTTGGTTGGCAGAGCCAATTGGATGAAGCTCTCGCTGAGGTCGATATTTTTTGTCTTTCTTCTCGTTTTGAGGGGTTCCCTAATGTTCTGTGTGAGGCAATGAGACTTGGTTTGGCTGTTGTGGCTACAGATTGTCCAAGCGGTCCCGCTGATATTATAACCAATGGGAAAGATGGTATATTAGTTGAGGTTGGGAGCGATACTGAACTGGCTCAGGGGCTACGTCAGGTCATGGAAAATGAGTCATTGAGGTGTGCGCTTGGGAGTAATGCCAAAATGATAGGGCAAAGATATAGTACCGAAAAAATATTGATTTTGTGGAAAGAATGTTTTGATAATACTTTGAGGGTCTAGCCTTTCAATATGAAAGAGACTTACGAGGGGCTTTTTTTACTAAGTTATTAGAGAACTTAAAAATGGTATTTTACAGATTGGATAAAATATATAGCAAGCCATCAGTTAAATACTATACCTGAAAATCCTTTTAGAGATGCTCTACCGCTTATGAAGGTTACATTCTTAAATTGAATGTTTATAAAATTTCAAATAGTTGCGTTGCAAAAAATAGGTCTTAGAATACAGGAGTTGAGTATTATGTGTGGGGTCGTTGGAATTTACTCCCCTGGATTGTTACCTGATAGGGAGATACTTCGATCCATGATCGACGCAATGGTCCATCGGGGACCAGATGATTCAGGGCTATGGCTTAATGAGGAGGAATGTGTCGCTTTTGGGCATCGTCGGCTTTCCATCTTAGATGTTTCATCGTTTGGTCATCAACCTATGGAATCCTTATGTGGACGCTATATTATTTCCTACAACGGAGAGATCTATAATCACTTAGAACTTCGTTCTGAGTTGTCTGATTATCCTTTTAAATCAATGTCAGATACGGAAACCATTCTAGCAGCCGTTAGTGCATGGGGGCTGGAGCCTGCATTAAGGCGTTTTGTAGGCATGTTCGCCTTTGCTCTCTGGGATCGTCGAGAGAGGCAACTTTTTCTCATACGTGACCGTATGGGCATCAAACCAATCTACTACAGCAAACTTGGGAGCGGTTGGCTATTTGGCTCGGAACTCAAATCATTAAAGGCGCACCCTCATTTCAGGCCAGCTCTTAATAGAGAAGCATTAAACTTGTATTTTAGGCATAATTATATTCCTGCGCCATTTTCTGTTTATATGGACACTTGGAAACTTGAGCCTGGTTCTATGGCTATTATCAACAGTTCAGGTTTAAAGTTGCGGCAATGGTGGGATACAGATAGCGTGTGGCGCGCAGGTCAGAGAAGTCAATTTTCCGGAAGTGATGATGAGGCCGTGAACAGTCTTGAGAGTGTTCTACTAAAGGCTATTTCAGCGCGCATGTTAAGTGATGTCCCTCTCGGGGCTTTCCTTTCGGGAGGTATAGATTCATCAACTGTTGTGGCGCTGATGCAAACAATTTCATCGAAGCCTGTCCGCACTTATTCCATTGGATTTCGTGAGGATAAATATAATGAAGCAACTTATGCAAAAGCCGTTGCAACTCATTTGGCCACAGACCATACTGAATTCTATGTTAGCCCTCGTGATATGCTGGATGTGTTGCCGGCCATGGCTCAATATTGGGATGAACCATTTGCCGATTCATCTCAGGTGCCTACGTACTTACTGAGTCGTCTGGCAAGTGAACATGTAACGGTCTCTCTTTCCGGCGATGGGGGAGATGAACTCTTCTCTGGGTATGAGCGTTATTTTTGGGCAACAAGGATGTGGAATAATGTGCAGCGTCTTCCGGCTTCAGTACGGAGCTTTCTTGGAGGGGCTAATAAAGTTATTCCTGATGCTCTCCTCGATTTGCTGGGGGCAAATGGTTTTAAGATTCGTTGGAGACTCGATGCCATTGCGATGAAGGATTTTTCTTCATTTTATAAGTATTTTACTTCAGTTTTTAAAAAAAATGAGATTGTGCTTGGTGTAGAAGAGCCAGAATCTTGTTTAAGTAACTTGCCGCCCACAGGGAACTTGTGGGGTTGGATGGAGCTCTATGATTTGTTGGCTTACCTCCCTGATGATATTTTGACGAAAGTTGACCGAGCCTCAATGGCTGCCTCTCTTGAGGCTCGAGTTCCTTTGCTTGACCATCGGGTAGTAGAATTTGCAGCGAGTCTGCCGATGAGCATGAAGGTTAGAGATGGGAAAGGCAAGTGGCTCCTTCGGCAAGTTTTGCATCGGTATGTTCCTCAGACCATCGTGGAGCGTCCGAAGATGGGCTTTGGCATTCCAATGCAGGAGTGGTTGCAAACTCAGTTAAAGAAGTGGTGTTGTGACATGTTGGACAGTTCACGTATTAAGCAACAAGGATATCTGGATGCTTCGCGTGTCGAACTGATGTTGAATCGGTTTATGAGAGGAGAAATACTGTGGGGGCAACACCTATGGAGTATACTGATGTTTCAGTCTTGGCTTGAGGAGTGGGAATAGTGCTTTGGAGTGGCTTGAAGAGTTTTTTTCGTCGTTATTGTCTTTGTTTTGACAGTATCAGGTTACTTGATTGGATGCATCGAAAGAACATTCAATTGTTTTTTTTCTTTTTCATGCGCTATCGGGTTTCTCCTTTGATTCTTGAAGATGTGTATAAGCATGGTTTCGATGATGAAGAGATGGGAAGACTCTTTGCTCTGGGAACATCCTCTCTAAAAATTGGAAAAATATTTAAGACAACAGGCTTGATGCGCACTCGCATGGCTGATGGCATGCTTTTAAAGAGAGCAGAAGAAAAGAAAAAACCATCACTAATGGAAATTGGTGTTTCTGACGGTAGTTCCTCTCTCGGACTTTTCGATCATTTTGAGATGTTTGAGCGTATTGTTCTCACTGATCGATTTAGTCGATTCTATGTGCGGAAACATTTTTTCTGGAAGCTCATTTTGGACGCTGAAAAAAGAATGTATGGCTTAAAAATTCTGTGTTTTTTTATATTCTTATCTCCTAAGAAAGTAAAAGATAGTACCGAGTGTGTCCCCATTGAAGTTATCAATCCTATTCTTCGGAAGAAGTACGGTATACAGGCCATAACTCGTTTCGATATGTTTGAGGATGTTCTTGATGAACCTGTCGATCTGATCAAGTGTTCAAATATTTTAAATAAGGCATACTTTTCTGATAGAGAAATTTGCCTTGCAGTTGCAAAACTTTGCCAAAGTCTCCGCGAGGGAGGCCATATTCTTATTTCCCAGAATAATAAACAATATAAAGACGGTGAAGCCGGGTTTATTTTACGAAAAGAAGGCGACGATGTTTACCTTGAAGAAGCCTTTAATAATCATGACTGTTTAAATCTTTTCAAAACTTATATTGGATAAATTGGTTTCATGAAGGGCTCTCTGAAAATTATGCTGCTTGCTCCTTCCTTGGATGTTGGAGGGGCTGAACGACAATTGAGTTTTTTGGCAAATGGGCTAAGTCAGCGAGGCCACGATGTCCATGTTGCTCTTTTTTACAAACAGGGGGCATTGCTTGCAGACTTGGCCAAGGGAGTTTGTACGCATGACTTAAAAAAACAAGGGCGATTAGATCTTTTCGGTTTTATTTGGCGTTTTCGTCGATTGGTTCAATGTAAACGGCCTGATATAATTTACTCTTTCTTAGGCGTACCTAAT comes from the Pseudodesulfovibrio piezophilus C1TLV30 genome and includes:
- a CDS encoding glycosyltransferase family 4 protein translates to MHIVLIIGSLQGGGAERVACTLANAWSAEGNKVTILTFEAYGALSAYPLSHLIEVKRLNLLNPVKNKIGAFKRFLDSVLIIRANIRDLQPTVVVSFIDEVNVRTIIACKGLNVPVFISERVHPGYFRISWFWNLLRRLVYRYADALIVQTKSIELWCKERFSTTTYIIPNPITPTKQRLSCDSRERRTIAAAGRLMHQKGFDLLIDAFAQLASSFLLWDLVIYGEGEELHTLETLIRVRGLEGRVRLLGWQSQLDEALAEVDIFCLSSRFEGFPNVLCEAMRLGLAVVATDCPSGPADIITNGKDGILVEVGSDTELAQGLRQVMENESLRCALGSNAKMIGQRYSTEKILILWKECFDNTLRV
- the asnB gene encoding asparagine synthase (glutamine-hydrolyzing); translation: MCGVVGIYSPGLLPDREILRSMIDAMVHRGPDDSGLWLNEEECVAFGHRRLSILDVSSFGHQPMESLCGRYIISYNGEIYNHLELRSELSDYPFKSMSDTETILAAVSAWGLEPALRRFVGMFAFALWDRRERQLFLIRDRMGIKPIYYSKLGSGWLFGSELKSLKAHPHFRPALNREALNLYFRHNYIPAPFSVYMDTWKLEPGSMAIINSSGLKLRQWWDTDSVWRAGQRSQFSGSDDEAVNSLESVLLKAISARMLSDVPLGAFLSGGIDSSTVVALMQTISSKPVRTYSIGFREDKYNEATYAKAVATHLATDHTEFYVSPRDMLDVLPAMAQYWDEPFADSSQVPTYLLSRLASEHVTVSLSGDGGDELFSGYERYFWATRMWNNVQRLPASVRSFLGGANKVIPDALLDLLGANGFKIRWRLDAIAMKDFSSFYKYFTSVFKKNEIVLGVEEPESCLSNLPPTGNLWGWMELYDLLAYLPDDILTKVDRASMAASLEARVPLLDHRVVEFAASLPMSMKVRDGKGKWLLRQVLHRYVPQTIVERPKMGFGIPMQEWLQTQLKKWCCDMLDSSRIKQQGYLDASRVELMLNRFMRGEILWGQHLWSILMFQSWLEEWE